From the genome of Novosphingobium sp. TH158, one region includes:
- the recF gene encoding DNA replication/repair protein RecF, with translation MTLDRLLLNAFRNHAETRIEGTRHFNLLVGENGAGKTNVLEAISLLAPGRGLRRAALPDMAGKDCGGGFAISADLAAKAGPVRIGTGTSADRPTRRLVQVEGADATANSLSEWLSIGWLTPAMDRLFAEGPSARRRFLDRLVLALEPGHARNAARLDNALRERNRLLSAEAEPDPAWFAALESQIAASGALVAQARARLVDRLGKALAALPDAPFARPALSYQPGGPLEEQALAAALSEGRRRDRAAQRTLTGPHRDELGVTMTGKDQPAADCSTGEQKAMLIAITLAHAGLLDPDRPGVLLLDEVAAHLDPLRREALFDRLRAGSAQVWLTGTEIAPFAAIASEAAVWRVAGGAVERTG, from the coding sequence ATGACGCTCGACCGCCTGCTCCTCAACGCCTTTCGCAACCATGCCGAAACCCGGATCGAGGGCACGCGCCATTTCAACCTGCTGGTGGGCGAAAACGGTGCCGGCAAGACCAACGTCCTGGAGGCGATATCGCTCCTCGCCCCGGGCCGCGGGCTGCGACGGGCTGCCCTGCCTGACATGGCCGGGAAAGATTGTGGCGGGGGTTTTGCCATCAGCGCCGATCTTGCGGCAAAGGCAGGCCCGGTGCGGATCGGCACGGGCACCAGTGCGGATCGCCCGACCCGCCGCCTGGTGCAGGTGGAAGGGGCGGATGCCACGGCCAATTCGCTTTCCGAATGGCTCTCCATCGGCTGGCTGACTCCTGCGATGGACCGCCTGTTCGCCGAAGGCCCCTCAGCCCGCCGCCGCTTCCTTGACCGTCTGGTGCTGGCGCTCGAACCCGGTCATGCCCGCAACGCTGCACGGCTCGACAATGCCCTGCGCGAGCGCAACCGGCTGCTGTCTGCCGAGGCGGAGCCCGACCCGGCATGGTTTGCCGCGCTGGAGAGCCAGATCGCCGCCAGCGGTGCGCTCGTCGCCCAGGCCAGGGCGCGGCTGGTCGACCGGCTGGGCAAGGCACTCGCGGCCCTGCCCGATGCGCCCTTTGCCCGGCCTGCCCTCTCTTACCAACCCGGAGGCCCGCTCGAAGAACAGGCCCTTGCTGCCGCCCTGTCGGAAGGCCGCCGTCGCGACCGCGCCGCGCAGCGCACGCTGACCGGGCCGCACCGCGACGAACTGGGCGTCACGATGACGGGCAAGGACCAGCCCGCCGCCGATTGTTCGACCGGAGAGCAGAAGGCGATGCTGATTGCCATCACCCTTGCCCATGCCGGCCTGCTCGATCCCGACAGGCCCGGCGTGCTGCTGCTCGATGAAGTTGCCGCCCACCTCGATCCGCTGCGGCGCGAAGCGCTGTTCGATCGCCTGCGCGCCGGTTCGGCACAGGTCTGGCTGACCGGGACCGAGATTGCACCTTTCGCGGCCATTGCCAGCGAAGCAGCCGTTTGGCGGGTTGCCGGCGGCGCTGTCGAGCGGACGGGCTGA
- a CDS encoding arylesterase, translating to MSAAEADLPPIMGPERRILAVGDSLFAGYGLTANEAYPTRLEAALRAKGINARVTNAGVSGDTSAAGAQRFAFVLDAQNPKPDLVIVEFGGNDILRGISPAETRKNIDAMLAEATKRGVKVVLMGMLAPPNLGADFRKQFEPIYPELAKKHGATLVPFFLDGLVGKPELVQADNIHPNAKGVEEIVKRTAGTVGEAVK from the coding sequence ATGTCTGCGGCAGAGGCAGACCTGCCGCCGATCATGGGGCCGGAGCGCCGCATCCTTGCCGTGGGAGACAGCCTGTTCGCCGGCTATGGCCTGACCGCCAACGAAGCCTATCCGACACGGCTCGAGGCGGCATTGCGGGCGAAGGGCATCAACGCAAGGGTCACGAATGCGGGGGTGTCCGGCGATACCTCGGCCGCCGGGGCGCAGCGCTTTGCCTTCGTGCTCGATGCCCAGAATCCCAAGCCCGACCTGGTGATCGTCGAATTCGGCGGGAATGATATCCTGCGCGGCATTTCTCCGGCGGAAACGCGCAAGAACATCGACGCCATGCTGGCCGAAGCGACGAAGCGGGGGGTGAAGGTGGTGCTTATGGGCATGCTCGCCCCGCCGAACCTGGGGGCGGATTTCCGCAAGCAGTTCGAACCGATCTATCCCGAACTGGCAAAGAAGCACGGCGCCACGCTGGTGCCCTTCTTCCTCGATGGCCTGGTTGGCAAACCGGAGCTGGTGCAGGCAGACAATATCCACCCCAATGCCAAGGGCGTGGAGGAGATCGTCAAGCGCACCGCGGGCACCGTTGGCGAAGCGGTGAAGTAG
- a CDS encoding PspC domain-containing protein: MTSLDRNRNGSPAGFRLNKSRGKLMGVSAGMADYFGWDVTLIRVGWVVGTLLGFGSLILIYLAIGLIAD; encoded by the coding sequence ATGACTTCGCTTGACCGCAACCGCAATGGCAGTCCCGCCGGTTTTCGCCTCAACAAGTCGCGCGGAAAGCTGATGGGCGTCTCTGCCGGCATGGCCGACTATTTCGGCTGGGATGTCACCCTGATCCGGGTGGGCTGGGTCGTCGGTACGCTGCTCGGCTTTGGATCGCTGATCCTGATCTACCTCGCCATCGGCCTCATCGCCGATTGA